From the Kogia breviceps isolate mKogBre1 chromosome 3, mKogBre1 haplotype 1, whole genome shotgun sequence genome, one window contains:
- the BCL2L10 gene encoding LOW QUALITY PROTEIN: bcl-2-like protein 10 (The sequence of the model RefSeq protein was modified relative to this genomic sequence to represent the inferred CDS: inserted 3 bases in 2 codons; substituted 1 base at 1 genomic stop codon): MGDEYLQSASSEGSSHISLSKISLSPIFKALTIQPNHQQLPMNQYCYVNTCTQLGLAYWGRNRCRWYSHQRLLSGPGKATARGGPGRAKPKRSEAGRGGPRKQAGSGPGRGGAVGDAFRERTARLLVDYLEYCAREPGTPVRASCTPEAAVLXPVAARIQXTNVHFLSQYRGFRGNRVELVAWMAQELLANNPGGPRWGRVAALVTFAGTLLETPPXGGARRRKKTENEDVSRDCRFLVALLCAQLSGRQRAWLMANGGWDGFCLFFQRSLQPSWERQQFK; encoded by the exons ATGGGAGACGAGTATCTTCAGTCTGCCTCTTCAGAGGGGTCTAGCCACATATCTCTGTCCAAGATTTCCTTGTCACCAATCTTCAAGGCCCTGACCATCCAGCCAAACCATCAGCAACTGCCCATGAATCAAT ATTGCTATGTGAACACATGCACACAGCTGGGCCTCGCCTATTGGGGCCGGAACAGGTGTAGATGGTATTCCCATCAAAGGCTCCTCTCGGGACCTGGGAAAGCAACTGCCCGGGGCGGACCCGGCCGAGCCAAGCCAAAGCGGagcgaggcggggcggggcgggcctaGAAAACAGGCCGGGTCGGGCCCCGGCAGAGGCGGAGCCGTGGGGGACGCGTTCAGGGAGCGCACAGCCAGGCTGCTGGTGGACTACCTGGAGTACTGCGCCCGCGAGCCCGGCACCCCCGTGCGGGCGTCGTGCACGCCCGAGGCCGCCGTGC TTCCCGTGGCCGCCCGGATACAGTAGACCAACGTGCACTTCTTGTCCCAATACCGCGGCTTCCGCGGGAACCGCGTCGAGCTGGTGGCCTGGATGGCGCAGGAGCTACTCGCCAACAACCCTGGTGGCCCCCGTTGGGGCCGCGTGGCAGCGCTCGTGACCTTCGCGGGGACGCTGCTGGAGACGCCGCC CGGGGGGGCCCGTAGGCGGAAGAAGACGGAGAATGAAGACGTTAGCAGAGACTGCCGGTTCCTGGTGGCCTTGCTGTGTGCTCAGCTCTCCGGACGGCAGCGCGCCTGGCTGATGGCGAATGGCGGCTGG GATGGGTTTTGTCTCTTCTTCCAACGCTCATTGCAGCCATCTTGGGAAAGACAGCAG tttaaataa